From the Trifolium pratense cultivar HEN17-A07 linkage group LG4, ARS_RC_1.1, whole genome shotgun sequence genome, the window TAGCGTGGCTGTTGTTATATGATGCCGACATGATCTGAAACTGTAGCTTATGGCATTCATGCATCACTTCCCACATTCGATTTAACCTGCCATCAAAGCATAACAGAAACAGATGAATTACAAAAGCAAGAAGTTCCTATTAATCAATGCAAGTAAATTTACGAGTATATATGAACCAAATTCATTGAGCTAGCATTGAAAGATTGTTAGTAAGCACCAACGAATCACAATATAGAAAGCCAACATTCTTGTATAATCAATTGTTGAATTTAATTCAGCACCATAACtgggaaaaatgtcatttacATTATGTCAGCATGAAACAGAAACTCGGTAAAACAAGAAAAACTTATTAGTCATACCCTTCAATCAATTCCTCAAGTTGTGGCTGAAGCTCTCTATCTCGCAACTCCTCAATCCTCTTTGATATAGAGTCTATCCTGTGAATTGCAACTCTGATTCTTGAGTGCAGATCCTTGACTGCAGCGCGAGTTTTATCAATTGTGGAGGTCTTTTCTGCTTTTGATTCCAAGTTCCTTAAGATTTTACACTTCATGTCATATTCCTTTCTGACAATCTCACTAGCCTGTGCTTCACAGAAATGAACAATGATATTAGCAAACAGACAAAGAAATTCCAATGTTCTATGACATGTATAGCTATGTCTTTAAAATACTAAGGCCTGTTTGGATAAAAAACTTAGGCGCTTAATAgaataagtgcttatcataAAAGTGCCtgtgtataagctatttctataaaaaagataaaataaattcaatttgttTCCATAtaaagctataagttgttttcatggagaggttatggacatgtcatgaattgtttccataaactctcTCAAACAGTCACACAAGTGCTTATATTAATTGATAAGTTCAAATaggtcaatccaaacatgcccTTAATTTTCAACAGAATGTTCAGCTTTAGGGATTACTACAAAACCCAAAATAATAGAGTACTTCTTCAACATACTATACAGATAACACATAAAATATGTAAAGGTTGATGCATGTACCTTCACTTCATCATAGAGCTTTCTTTCCCAAGCATGTAACCTATCCAAGGTTGATACATGGCTTCCAGAGTTCATACACGAATTACCAAAGAGATTATTTGTGTGATCCTCAAAATTTTCTCTTGAGTTTGCATCCAAAGGATTTTTAGACGAGGAGGATTGAGAAGATGGTGTCGTATGCCACGTTAAGTACTTAGCCGAGTTTTGAGCAGGCTCTAGAaagttgtaaaaataataattagataTTGAATTCCAAAAGCAGATTTAAACAAACAGGAACGAGAGTATTTAAATTACAATAAAGATAGAAAACATTTCTTGTATAATGGAAAGGAACAACATTGCAGGTCTAATAGTCGTGTtctaaacaatttatttaagcTCGAATGATACGTTTCTATTAGAAATTACATTCGAAGCCTTCTTCCATTTTACCTCTCCTACTTGAATCCTACGGCTTTTAGAGCAAAAAAGAAGTTGGTTCAACAGAAAAGGTTAGCAATGTCTATGGAACCTGAAAGATCTATAGTTAACAAGACTCAGAAATTACCTTCTGGAACTTGACTTGGGTCTTCGCCACACGAGAAACATGCCTTAAAAAACAAGGATGCCAAAGAACCATCTGTCACAGAAATAACAATTTGTCATCGAAAGTTTCATCATTGTATCCTATTTACATATAAATAAGAACTGCTAATATTACTAACAAAGAGATATATAGAAAGAAGAGAGCCAGAAAGATTACTTTCTTTTCCTTGGAATAGCGGTCGAAAGTGAAATTTATTTGCTTCAAGCATCCTCGGAACCTCCTTACCAGAATCCGAAGCTCTATCAAAGAGTTGCTCAATATCCTTCATACTTGCAAAGAAATTCTTAGGAGTAACTTTATTTTCACTGTGATTCTCTTTCTCCACTGGTTTATTCGCTTCGGGTGGAACCAAAGCTACCGTAGGTACTTTCTTTGATGGAGATAAATACGGAGAGTTTCCCTTCTCGCCATTTACCAACTCAACTTCAGAAGCTGAATCACCTTTCATAGGTAAAACATTTGTTAGAACATGGCTATTAGCTCTATTTAGATTTTCAAATCTTTGGACTAGAGTTTCTGCGGTAGGCTCTTCATCAAATTCATCGTCAGATTCCCGCGAGTCACAAGAAGAAACCTTCTCTTCATCATCTTCCAACTCAGGAATTCCTTCCTCAGGCGTGCCCTTCGCTTCttgaaaagaaaattgatgatCAACAGGATTAAAAATACCGAAGTAATCCCATTGTGGAGTTCCATCCGGAACAGAAGATTCTCCAAATTCTTCTGTTTCAGACATTCTACTTCCATTTTGTGCAACATCTGATGATGTTACCGTCGCTATAACAGGTACAGGTGgtttttcttcaacttttttaGACGAAAAACCGCTAAGTCTCATATGATTTGCATGGAACTTACTAGAACTAGGAGGAGAGGGAGTTGGATAGAAGTTTTGTGTTTCAGCTGCATCAGTACGCTGTGACATAGATGGCGAAGAATGCAACATTGCCTTATCAGTTAAAGCAAGTGCTTGTGGTGTTGCATTATTGTATAAGGAAGAGTCACTGTGAGGTTCAGGTTCTGTGAATTTCCTAAGAGCTGTTCCTACAATTTTAAGTGAATGGACATACGAAATATGTGCAGCTGCTAGTGAGCAACGACCGTCAAGCGCTTGCCTAACAAATTTCTTCCGTTCGCGGCACAGCTGCAGCGCCTTATCATCTTCCGCTTTGGAGCTTGTAGCTCCCATTATCCCAAATCTAGTTTATCTTTTTTGCCTTTCCCCTTTATAGAAGAAATCCTAGACCTTGATTTCTATCTGTGTATTAGAAATCAAGAAATGAGATTAGTAACTGCGCTAAACGACAATGAATACTTAGTACCTATAACattgctataaaaaaaaagataaaacaatAAATGAACTATATACACTTACTAAACATAACAAACATTACAAGCCTAGTAACAATTGGTACCAAAAAATACAGATCAGAACTTCATAAgtgtcatttttttcttcatatccACAGAAACAAGATTCTTTTAATCACATTTTATAAATTGTTCCTGAGAACCCAAGTTTGATTCCTGGAaggaacaattcttggccagacttACTTTACCTCCCGGCCGAACTCCAGATTACTAAAGCCCTTCCCTGGGTGGGAACCGGAGGgttaacacaaaaaagaaaaacactaaCATAAAGTCTAAAACACTAATGAAATGTCACAAGTTCACAGTCAATTTTCATATGGAATTAAAAGCAAATGCAAAATACATCTAAGGAACATGATGAAGAAAACAATGTAACTATGTAAGTGAAATCATTATACAGCAGCAAACAATTACAAACAGTACCAGAAATTGCTGAAGTAACTACTGTAAACAAATCTCAGAACTTCAAAACAATCAAATTAGGTAACTGAAGCATGAAAGTGAAACACTGTTCAAAACCCAGTGTTTTTAGAGATGCAGAAAAAGGaatgaaatttaacataaaaGAGGAAACTTTCAAGTAAAAGAAAGATAACCCAAcatcaaaaaacaatttttttatataaaaagtagttaaattttaacttattagaaagaaagaaaaaaaagctaGATcaaatccaacccaaaaaaacAAAGGGTAATacagaaaaagcaaaaaagacagtgaagca encodes:
- the LOC123921778 gene encoding protein ALTERED PHOSPHATE STARVATION RESPONSE 1-like, translated to MGATSSKAEDDKALQLCRERKKFVRQALDGRCSLAAAHISYVHSLKIVGTALRKFTEPEPHSDSSLYNNATPQALALTDKAMLHSSPSMSQRTDAAETQNFYPTPSPPSSSKFHANHMRLSGFSSKKVEEKPPVPVIATVTSSDVAQNGSRMSETEEFGESSVPDGTPQWDYFGIFNPVDHQFSFQEAKGTPEEGIPELEDDEEKVSSCDSRESDDEFDEEPTAETLVQRFENLNRANSHVLTNVLPMKGDSASEVELVNGEKGNSPYLSPSKKVPTVALVPPEANKPVEKENHSENKVTPKNFFASMKDIEQLFDRASDSGKEVPRMLEANKFHFRPLFQGKENGSLASLFFKACFSCGEDPSQVPEEPAQNSAKYLTWHTTPSSQSSSSKNPLDANSRENFEDHTNNLFGNSCMNSGSHVSTLDRLHAWERKLYDEVKASEIVRKEYDMKCKILRNLESKAEKTSTIDKTRAAVKDLHSRIRVAIHRIDSISKRIEELRDRELQPQLEELIEGLNRMWEVMHECHKLQFQIMSASYNNSHARITMHSELRRQITSYLENELHFLSSSFTKWIEAQKSYLDAIKGWIHKCVPLQQKSFKRKRRPQSELLIQYGPPIYVTCDVWLKKIGTLPVKDVVDSIKSLASDTARFLPYKDKNQGNGTDSNIGGEPDGLLRDDVSEDWISGFDRFRASLIRFLGQLNSLSGSSVKMYNELQQAIQEAKITYHRYNSSSQNGHSNSQSQHGYYHNSESQDEESKSQSQVV